The Cellulomonas shaoxiangyii sequence AGCTCGTGCAGAAGTACATGGTCGCGCTCAACATCAACCCGCCGAACCCGAACGCGCTGATCCGCAACCTGTCCGGCGGCAACCAGCAGAAGGTGCTGCTCGCGCGGTGGCTCGCCACCGCGCCGCGGCTGCTCGTGCTCGACGAGCCCACGCGCGGCATCGACATCGGCGCGAAGACCGAGATCCAGCGGCTCGTCACGGAGCTCGCGGCCGACGGCATGTCCGTGGTCTTCATCTCCTCCGAGCTGGAGGAGGTGCTCCGCCTCAGCCAGCGGGTCGTCGTCATGCGCGACCGGCAGAAGATCGCCGAGGTCACCAACGGCGACGACGTCACGACCGAGACCGTCCTCGAGACCATCGCGAGCAGCGGGGTGCACGCCTCATGACCACGTCCACCGCCCACGCGCCCGGCGGCCGCGCCGGCACCCTGTGGCGCGAGGTCACGCAGCACGGGCTGCTGTGGCCGACCGTCGCGCTCGTCGTGCTGCTGCTGGCCTGCGGCGCGAAGAGCCCCGGCTTCCTCGACGTCACGCTGCGCGACGACCACCTGTACGGCCAGCTCGTCGACCTGCTGCGCAACAGCGCGACGCCGCTGCTGCTGGCGCTCGGCATGTGCCTCGTCATCGCCACCGGCGGCATCGACCTGTCCGTCGGGGCGGTGATGGCGATGTCGCTCGCGGTCTCGCTCACGTACCTCGACGGCGCGGCGGACCCGAGCAGCCCGGTGACGGTCGCGACGGCGCTCGCGCTCGGGCTCGGGCTGGGGGTCGTGGCCGGCGCCTTCAACGGGTTCATGGTCGCCGTGCTCGACATCCAGCCGTTCATCGCGACGATGATCCTCATGGTGGCCGGGCGCGGCATCGCGATGCTCATCACCGAGGGCCAGATCACGACCGTCACCAGCCCGCCGTTCAAGTCGCTCGGGTCCGGCTTCGTGCTGGGCGTGCCGACCCCCGTCGTCGTCGCGGTCGCGGTGTTCGTCCTCGTCGCGCTCGCGGTCCGGCGCACCGCGCTGGGCATGTTCCTCGAGTCCATCGGCATCAACCGCGAGGCCAGCCGGCTCGCGGGCGTCAAGGCCCGGTCGACGACGTGGACGGTGTACATCATCGCCGGGCTGCTGGCCGGCCTCGCGGGGATCGTCTACGGCGCCCCGACCATGGCCGCCGACGCCAACAACATCGGCCTGCTCAAGGAGCTGGACGCGATCATGGTCGTCGTCCTCGGCGGCACGCGGCTCGACGGCGGCCGGTTCCACCTCGGCGGGCTCGTCGTCGGCGCGCTGCTGCTCTCGGCGCTCGAGCGGGCCGTCATCATCTTCGAGCTGCCCAGCCAGACCACGCCGCTGTTCAAGGCCGTCGTGCTCATCGCGGTCTGCGTCGCGGCGTCCCCCTACCTGCGCAGCCGGCTGCGCAGGCCCCGGCCGCGCGCCCGCGGCACCGCCCGCCCCGTGGAGGTGGCAGCGTGAGCACCGACCAGCTCGCCCGGACGGCCCCGCGCGGCACCGGCCCGCGCGCGTCCGTCGACCGCGTGCGCGGCTACCTCGGCCGCGTCGACCGGCGCTTCCTGCCCGTGCTCGGCACGGTCCTCACGCTCGTCCTCATGCTCGGTGTCGGGCAGAGCCGCTACAGCACCGACCGGGCGTCGTTCCTCAGCATGAAGCTGCTGTCGAACCTGCTCATCGACAACTCCTACCTGCTGGTGCTGGCCGTGGGGATGACGTTCGTGATCCTCGCCGGCGGCATCGACCTGTCGGTGGGCGCGGTCGTCGCGCTCGTCGGGCTGGCGACGGCGCGGCTCTTCACCGCGGGCCTGCCGCTGCCGGTCGTGCTCGTCGTCGGGGTGCTCATCGGCACGTCGTGCGGCCTGATCATCGGCGTGATGGTGCAGGTCTTCGAGATCCAGCCGTTCATCGCGTCCCTCGCGGTCATGTTCCTCGCGCGCGGGCTCGCGAACGTCGTGAGCACCAACTCGCTCGCGATCGACGACCCGGGGTTCTCCGCGCTGGCGTCGTGGAGCCTGAAGTTCGGCGAGGGCCGCGGGCTCTGGCGCATCAACGCGAGCATCCTCATCGCGCTCGCCGTCCTGCTCGTGGCCGTCTACCTGCTGCACTACACGCGGTTCGGGCGGACGGTCTACGGGCTCGGCGCCGGCGACCGCGGTGCGGCCGTCCAGCTCATGGGCCTCAAGCCCGCCCGCACCCGCGTGTGGGTGTACGTCATCAGCGGGACGTGCGCGGGCATCGCCGGCATCCTCTTCGCCCTGTACACGAAGTCCGGTTTCAACCTCACGGGCATCGGCATGGAGCTCGACGCGATCGCCGCCGTCGTCATCGGCGGGACGCTCCTGTCCGGCGGGGTCGGGTTCGTGCTCGGCACCGGCGCGGGCGTGCTCGTGTACGGGCTCATCCAGGTCCTCATCGCGCGCGAGGGCCTCGACTCCTGGTGGACCCGGGTGTTCATCGGGGCCGTGCTGCTCGCGTTCGTGGTGCTGCAGCGCGTCATCGCGGTCCGCCGCCGCTGACGCGACCCGTCCCCTCCACCCCGCCCCCGCCCCCCGCCCCCACGGCCCCCACCCGCCGCCGAACCCGGACGTCCTCCGCACCTGCGGGGTGTCCTGCTGAGGAAGTCCGGGTTCGCGGGGCGTGGCGGGTCGGGAGGTGGCGGGTCGGGAGGCGGCGGGGACCCCGTCAGGCGAGGGCGGCGCGCAGGCCCTCGGTGAGCGGGGTCGTCGGGCGGCCGATGAGGGTGCGCAGGTGGTCGGTCGCGTCCGCGAGCTCGCCCGCGGCGATGTTCGCGTCGAGGGCGACGACGAAGCCGGCGGTGCCCTCGTCGAGGCCCGCGGCCGTGAGGACCGCCAGGTGCTCGGCGGCGTCGACGCGGCGGTACGCGACCGGGCGGCCCAGCAGCGCGGTCGCGGCGGCGGCGAGGTCGTCGAAGTCCCACGCGACGTCGCCCGTGAGCTCGTAGGTGCGGCCCTCGTGCCCCTCGCCGAGCAGCACGGCGACGGCCCCGGCGGCGAGGTCGGCGCGCGTCGCGGACGCCACGCGCCCGTCGCCGACCGACGCCACGATCTCGCCCGTCGCCGCCGCCTGCTGCAGCGTGGTGACGTAGTTCTCGGTGTACCAGTTGTTGCGCAGCACGGTCACGGGCAGGCCGGACGCCGCGAGCATCTCCTCCGTCGCCCGGTGGTCGGGCGCGAGGACCAGGGACGTCGTGTCGGCGTGCGGGGCCGACGTGTACACGACGCGCCCGACGCCCGCGCCGACGGCCGCGTCGACGACGGTCCGGTGCTGCGGGAGGCGCCGGCCCGGCTCGCTCCCGGACACGAACAGCACCGTGGAGGCGCCCGCGAACGCGGCGGCCACCGTCTCCGGGCGGTCGTGGTCGAGCGTCACGACGCGCACGCCGCGCGCCGCGAGGTCCGCGATCCGCTCGGTGGCGCGCCCGCCCGCGACGACGTCGGACGGCGTGACCCCCGCGTCGAGCAGGCCCTCCACGACGAGACGGCCCAGATGACCCGTGGCCCCGGTGACGACGATCGACATGCGTGCTCCTCGGTGGGTGGCCGGCGCCGGGCGGACTCCCCGCACCGACGACCGCCACAACCGGCGCGGCCGGCTACGCCTTCCCGGCGCCGTCCGTGGGCACCGCCGCCGACCCCGCGGACGCCGTCCCGGGCGCCTCCCCGGCGGGGTCCACCCGGACGGCCAGCAGCGCGACGTCGTCGTCCGTGCCGCCGGGGATGAACGCCGCGAGGGCCGCGTCGAGCAGCTCGTCCGGCGCGTGCGCACCGAGGGCCGCCACGCGGTCCGGGAGGCCGGCGAGGGTCGCGCGGAGCGACTCGCCGCGGCGCTCGACCAGGCCGTCGGTGTAGAGCAGGAGCACGTCGCCGGGGTGCAGCACGTCCGTGTGCTGCGGCCGGGGCGCGCCCGTGCCGTAGCCGAGGAGCATGCCGGGGCGCCCCGCGAGCAGCCGTGCGCTGCCGTCGCCCCGCACCAGCACCGCCGGCGGGTGCCCGGCCGACGACCAGGTGAGCCGTCGGCTGCCGTCCGGCGCCGCCGCGTCGACCCGCGCGACCACCGCCGTGGCCGTCACGCCCAGCCCGAGACCGGTCGCGGTGGCGTCGGTCAGGTCGAGCGCGGCGCCCGGTGCGGCGTCGTGCGTGTACGTCACGGCCCGCAGGGTCCCGCGCAGCTGGCCCATCCGCGCCGCGGCGGCCGTGTCGTGCCCCGTCACGTCCCCCACGACGACGACCGTCGCACCGTCGGGCGCCGCGAACGCGTCGTACCAGTCGCCGCCGACGTTCGTCTCCGGCGCGGCGTGCCGGTACCGGACGGCGATCGTGAGGCCGGGCACGTCGGGCGGCGGGGTGAGCAGGGAGGCCTGCAGGTGGATCGCCGCCGCGCGCTCCCGCTCGAACGCGGCGGCGAACCGCCCGATCGTCGAGCTGACGGCCATCGCGTGCTCGATGACGCCGTGCTCGGGCGGGACGGCCGGGGGCGCGTCGGCCCCCGTGGCGAGCCGCCCCGCGACGACCACGTCCGTGACGTCCTCGGCGCGGTGGACGAGGTAGGCGACGCGGCCGCCGGCGTCGACGACGGGCACGTTCGTCGTGATCCACCAGCGCTCCGCCCACGCGCCGCTCCGCTCGGGCACGTCGTACCGGTGCGGCCCCACCATCTCGAGCCGCGCGGTGCGGACGACCCGCCGGAGCGACGCCACCACGACCGAGACAGCCTCCGCACCGTCCGGGCCGACGGGGAACGCGTCGACGAAGTGCCGCCCGAGCACGGCCTCGGCGGGCCGGCCCACCGACGTGAGGAACGACTCGTTCGCGTCCAGCACGACGAGGTCGGGCGAGAGCACGACCTTCGGCGCGGTGAGCACGGCGAACACGGCCCGGTAGTCGACGTGCGCCCCGCCCGCGGGGGCCTCGCCTGCCGCGGCGTCCTCCCCGCCCGCGGCGGACGGCGTGGCCCCTGGGCGCATGCGCTCTCCCGTCGGGCCGGCGACGGACGTCGGCGACCGGGTAGGTCCGATGCCTCGGGCTTACCACCGATCAGGTGACCCCACACCCGGAGCCCGGCCCCGGCCGCCGGGCGCCCCCGGAGCCTGCGGACCGCCGCCCGCTCCGGAGGCGGGACGAGCGTCCAACCGGTAGGAACGTGCCCCATGGTGCGCGTCGGACTCCACAACTCACACGAGCAGATCCACCCCTCGGCGCTGCTGGCGGCGACCCAGCTGGCGGAGCAGCGCGGCTTCGACGCCGCGATGTGCTCCGACCACTGGGCCCCGTGGTCGGCGACACAGGGCCACTCGGGCTTCGCCTGGACGTGGCTCGGCGCGGCGATGGCGACGACCCGGCTCCCGTTCGGGGTGGTCAACGCGCCGGGTCAGCGGTACCACCCGGCGATCATCGCCCAGGCGGCGGCGACGCTGTCCGCCATGTTCCCCGGGCGGTTCTGGGTCGCGCTCGGGTCCGGCGAGAACATGAACGAGCACATCACCGGGGACGGCTGGCCGGCCAAGCACGTGCGCGACGCGCGCCTGGTGGAGTGCGTCGCGATCATCCGCGCGCTGCTCGACGGCGAGGAGGTCACGCACGACGGCCTCGTGAAGGTCGACCGCGCGCAGCTGTGGACGCTCCCGGACGTGAAGCCGCTGCTCATCGGCCCGGCCGTGTCGGCCGAGACGGCCGCCCGGCACGCCCGGTGGGCCGACGGCCTCGTCACCGTCAACCAGGCGCCCGAGACCCTGCGCGCCCTCGTCGACGCCTACCGCGACGCGGGCGGCCGCGGCGAGATCTCGCTGCAGGTGCACGTCTCCTACAACCCCGACGCCGACGAGGCGTTCCGCCTGGCGCGCGAGCAGTGGGCGGGCAACGCGGTCGGCCCGCCCGTCGCGTGGGACCTCGACACCCCCGAGGCGTTCGACGCGATCGCGCCCAAGGTGTCGGAGGACACGATCCGGCAGTCGGTCATCGTCGAGACGGACCCGGCGCGGCTCGCCGACCGGGTCGCCGCGCTCGCGGAGATCGGCTTCGACGCCGTCTACCTGCACCAGGTCGCCACCGACGCCGTCCCTTCCGACGAGAAGCACCCCGACGCGGCGCCGACGGTCACGCCCCCGGCGTCGTCGCTGGAGGCGTTCGTGGACGTCGCCGCCGAGCACCTGCTCCCCGTCCTGAAGCAGGTGCGCGCATGAGGATCCGCGACACCGGCGACCTGTGGTGGAAGAACGCGGTCGTCTACTGCCTCGACGTCGAGACCTACATGGACTGGAACGACGACGGCGTCGGCGACCTGGCGGGGCTGATCCAGCGCATCGACCACCTCGCCGAGCTGGGCGTGACGTGCCTGTGGCTCATGCCGTTCTACCCGACGGCCGACAGGGACGACGGCTACGACATCAGCGACTACTTCGGCGTCGACGAGCGCCTGGGCGACGCCGGCGACGTCGTCGAGCTGATCCGCACGGCGCGCGACCGCGGCATCCGCGTCATCGCCGACCTCGTCGTCAACCACACGTCCGACCGGCACCCGTGGTTCCGCTCGGCGCGGCGCTCGCCCGACAGCCCCTACCGCGACTTCTACGTCTGGCGCACCGACCCGCCGCCGGACACGAGCGCGGAGGTCGTCTTCCCCGACAAGGAGGACGGCATCTGGACGTGGGACGAGCAGGCCCAGGCCTGGTACCGCCACCGCTTCTACAAGCACCAGCCCGACCTCAACACCGCGAACCCGCAGGTCCGCGACGCGATCGCGAAGGTCGCGGGGTACTGGGCCCAGGTCGGCATGTCCGGGTTCCGGGTCGACGCGGTGCCGTTCTTCCTCGCGGACGCGGCGAACGACCCGCACGACGAGGTCGAGCGGCCCCACCAGTTCCTCCAGCAGCTGCGCACGTTCCTCACCCGCCGCGTCGGCGACTCGATCCTCATGGGCGAGGTCAACCTGCCCTACGAGGAGCAGGTGCTGTTCTTCGGCGACCACGACGGGGACGGCGAGCACGAGGGCGAGGAGCTGAACCTCCAGTTCGACTTCGTCCTCATGCAGCAGATGTACCTCGCGCTGGCCCGCCAGGACGCGGGCGTGCTCGCGGCGGCGCTCGAGGCGCGCCCGCCCATCCCGCACGACGCGCAGTGGGCCACGTTCGTGCGCAACCACGACGAGCTGACGCTCGACAAGCTCTCGGACGACGAGCGCCAGGAGGTCTTCGACGCCTTCGGGCCGGACGAGGACATGCAGCTGTACGGGCGCGGCCTGCGTCGCCGCCTGCCCCCGATGCTCGACGGCGACCCGCGCCGCATCCGCATGGTGTACTCGCTGCTCTTCACGCTGCCCGGCACGCCCGTGCTGTTCTACGGCGAGGAGATCGGCATGGGCGAGAACCTCGCGGCCGAGGGCCGCCTCGCCGTCCGCACGCCGATGCAGTGGACGTCCGGCAAGAACGGCGGCTTCTCGGCCGCCGCGCCGTCGAAGCTGTCGGGGCCGGTCGTGGAGGGCGCGTTCGCGCCCAAGCACGTCAACGTGGCCTCCCAGCGCCGCGACCCGGACTCGCTGCTGTCGTTCGTGCAGCTGCTCGCGCGGCGGTACCGCGAGTGCCCCGAGCTCGGCTGGGCGGAGCGCGCGGAGATCGTCGAGCAGCCGCACGCGTCGGTGCTCGCGCACCGCTGCACGTGGCAGGAGGCCTCGATGGTCGCGGTGCACAACCTCGGGCCGCACGCGGTGACCGTGCCGCTGCAGCTCGACGACGCCGACGAGACGTGCCGGCTCGTCGACCTGCTCGTCGACGACGAGCACGCGCTCGACGCCGACGGGCGGGCCGAGATCGAGCTCGACGGGTACGGGTACCGCTGGCTGCGCGTCGTGCGGCCGGACTCGCGCCGGCTGCTCTGAGCCCCGTCGTACCGACGAGGCGGTCGCGGGCCCGGCTCAGGGCCGGGCCCGCGACCCGGGGAGAACCCGGCCCGTCGGGGAAGCGGGCCGGGAGGCCCGGCCCGCCGGGGGGAAACGGGCCGGGAGGCCCGACCCGCCGGGGGGGAAGCGGGCCGGGGAGGCCCGACCCGCTGGGGGGAAGCGGGCCGGGCGGCTCGGTCGGTGGCGGATGCCACCACGTCCTGGACGCCCGTCCATTGAAGTCACGGATCCGTGACGGACATGGGACCGAGGTCCCATGAAGCGTTTCGGCGGTCGGAGCCTCAGGGGACGTCCAGGTTCGTCACGTAACGTGCCGGGGTCCGCCGCCTCACCGGGCGGGACCCGATGACGACGGAGGAACCCGTGCGCCGCACGACCACCGCTCGACCCGCCGCGCGCCGCGCCGCCGCGGCCGCCCTCGCCCTGACCCTGGGCGTCGGCCTGGCCGCCTGCTCCGGCGAGGCGAGCGACGACGCCACGACCGCAGCGCCCACCGACACGGCCTCGGCGGCCCCGGCCCAGACCGCCAGCCCCGAGGACGTCGAGGCGCTCGAGGGCGTCACCGTCGAGGGCGACCTCGGCGCGAAGCCGACCATCGGCCTGCCGAGCACGCCGTTCGAGGTGTCCGCGCCCGTCGCGCGCCTCGTCGACGAGGGCACCGGCGATGAGATCGCCGAGGGCGACCTCATCGACATGAACACCGTGTGGGTCAACGGCACCGACGGCGCCGAGGTCTCGACGACGTACGGCGCGACCCCGGAGAAGCTCCAGGTCAGCCCGGACATGCTCCCGCCGGCGCTCGTCGAGCTCCTGGTCGGCGGCAAGGTCGGGCTGCGGTTCGCGTTCGCCAGCCCGGCCGAGGGCGGCTCGACCGTCGCCGTGGCCGAGGTCATCGGCTCCGTGGCGCCGCGCGCCGAGGGCACCGAGGTCGCCGCCGTCGAGGGCCTGCCCACGGTGACGCGCGCCGAGGACGGCGAGCCGTCGATCGAGGCCGCGTCGGGCGAGGCGCCCGCCGAGCTCGTCGTGCAGCCGCTCATCCAGGGTGACGGGCCGGCCGTCGAGGCCGGTCAGACCGTCTACGTGAACTACAGCGGCTTCCTGTGGGACGGCACGCCGTTCGACTCCTCGTGGGGCCGCGGCCAGCTCTTCCCGGTGGCGAACATCGGTCAGGGCCAGGTCATCGCGGGCTGGAACGAGGGTCTCGTCGGCCAGAACGTCGGCAGCCAGGTGCTGCTCGTCGTGCCGCCGGAGAAGGGCTACGGCGAGGAGGGCTCGGGCGACACGATCCCGCCGAACTCCACCCTCGTGTTCGTCGTCGACATCGTCGGCGTCGGCTGACGCAGCACCCGCAGCACCCGCACCAGCACAGGACCGCCGGCCCCACCAGGGACCGGCGGTCCTGTCGCGTCCGGCGCCGCCGTCCTACGCTGACCCGATCAGCTCCTCCGGCGTGGGAGGCACGCATGGACCAGGCGACGACGCCCCGGATCCGCACCGTGGCGCTGGTCGGCGCCGCCGGTGCCGGCAAGACGACCCTCACAGAGGCCCTGCTGCACCGCGCCGGCGTGCTCGCGCGCCCGGGCCGCGTGGAGGACGGCACGACGGTGTGCGACCACGAGCCCGAGGAGGTCGCGCGCGGCGTCTCGCTCGCACTCGGCGTCGCGCCGTTCCGGTGGACGTACGACGACGGCGGCGCGTACGACGTGACGCTGCTGGACACGCCGGGGTCCCTCGACTTCGCCGGCTGCGTCGACGCGGCCCTCGCGGCGGCCGACCTCGCGCTCGTCGTGGTGAGCGCGGTCGACGGCGTGCAGGCGGGCACGGTGCGCGCGTGGCGGGCCGCAGCGGCGGCGGGCGTGCCGCGGATGGTCGTCGTCACCAAGGAGGACAAGGCGCGCGCCGACTACCGGCACGTCCTCGACGACCTGCGGGCGGCGTTCGGCGAGGGCGTCGTGCCGCTGGAGCTGCCGCTCGGCGAGGAGGCGGCGTTCGCCGGCGTCGCGGACGTGCTCAGCGAGGACGGCTACGCGTACGGCGAGGACGGGCGGCACCACCGCGAGCCGCTGCCGGCCGGCCTCGCCGACGAGGAGCACCGGCTGCACGACGAGGTGACCGAGGAGATCGTCGCGCACGACGACGACCAGCTCGAGCGCTACCTCGCGGGCGAGGTGCCGACGGTGCGCGAGCTCGAGCGGACGCTCGCGCACGAGGTCCGCGACGGGCAGGCGTTCCCCGTGCTGGCCACGTCGGGGGTGACCGGGGTGGGCGTCGACCGGCTCGCCGACCTGCTGTGCGCCCTCGGCCCGGGGCCGGCCGACCGGCGCGTCACGGTGCTCGCCGACGCGACGGAGGTCGAGGTCGCCGTCGACCCGGACGGGCCGGCGCTCGCGCACGCGTTCCGCACCGTCGCGGACCCGTTCGTGGGTCAGGTGACCCTGCTGCGGGTGCTCTCGGGCACCCTGCGGCCGGGCGACCGGCTGGTCAACGCGGTGACGCGGACCGAGGAGCGGGTGCCGGGGCTGTTCCGGCTGCGCGGCAAGGAGCACCTGCCGGTCGACGCGGCCGTCGCGGGCGACGTCGTGGCGGTCGCGAAGCTCACGGGCACGCCGACGGGGTCGCTGCTCGCGGCGAAGGGCAGCCCGGGCCTGCGCCTGACGGCACGGCCCCTGCCGGCGCGTCCGGCGGTGTACGGGCTGGTGCTCGAGCCGGTGACGCAGTCCGACGACGACCGGCTGTCGGCCGCGCTCGGGCGCCTGCTCGCCGAGGACCCGACGCTCGCGGTCGACCGCACGGGCGACCGCACGGTGCTGCGCGGGCTCGGCGACACGCACCTGGCGGTCGCGCTCGAGCGGCTCGCGCGCGTGTTCGGCGTGCACGTGACGACCGCGCCGGTGCCGGTGGGGTACCGCGAGACGGCCGCCCGCACGGTCGAGGTCGAGGGCAAGGTGAAGAAGCAGTCGGGCGGGCACGGGCAGTTCGCGGTCGTGCGGCTGCGCGTCTCGCCGCTGCCCGCCGGGTCGGGCGTGGAGGTCGTCGACAAGGTCGTGGGCGGGGCGATCCCGCGCGGGTACCTGCCGGCGGTGGAGCGCGGCGTGCGTGAGGCGGCGGCCGCCGGCGGGCCGCACGGGTTCCCGGTGGTCGACGTGCGCGTCGAGGTGGTGGACGGCAAGGCCCACTCGGTGGACTCCTCGGACATGGCGTTCCGCACCGCGGCCTCGCTGGGGCTCAAGGAGGCGCTCGCCACCGCGGGCACGGTGGTGCTCGAGCCGGTCAGCCGCGTGCGCGTCACCGTGCCGTCGGCGGCCCAGGGCGACGTGATGAGCGACCTGTCGTCACGCCGGGGGCGCATCACCGACACGTCGGCGGTGGACGGCGGTGAGGTCGTCGTCGAGGCGACCGTCCCGGAGGCGGAGCTCACCCGCTACGTCCTGGACCTGCGCTCGCTCACCGGCGGCCGCGCGGACCTCACGCTCGCCCCGGACCACTACGCGCCCTGCCCCGACCACCTCGTCACGCCGTGAGCGGTCCGCGCCCGGTCACTCGGGTACGGCGCTCGTCACGACGAGGTCGTCCTGCACCGCCCACGAGCCGCGGTAGCGCGTCGGTGCGCCGCCCCCGCGCGCGTGGACGGTCGCGAGCAGGGCGCCCGCGCCGAGCACCACCCGCACGTCCGCGAGCCTTATCGGTTCGCCGCCGTGGCCGCACCACGCCTTGTAGACGGCCTCCTTCGCGCTGAACAGCAGCACGGGCACGTGCGCCGCGGCCACGCCGACGGCCGTCTGACCGCGCTCGTCGGGGCGCACGACCGCGTCCCGCGTGGCGTCGGCGAGCGTGCGCAACCGCTCGGCGTCCAGCCCGACGGCGGCCAGGTCGACCGAGCGAGCGACCACCGCGGCACGGTAGCCCCGGCAGTGCGTGAGGCTGCCGACCACCCCGGCGGGCCACACCGGTGCACCGCGCACGTCGCGCGGCACGGGCGCGACGGGCGCCCCGAGCGCGGCGAGCGCGACGCGCGCGCAGTGCCGGGCCGTCGTCACCTCCCGCGTGCGGCCGGGCACGGCGCCCAGGACGAGCGCACGCTCGACGCCCCGCAGCGCCCCCACCGGGCGGCCGCCGGTGTCGACGAGGTCGCCGGTGGCGTCCGCGCCGACCGCACCGGGCGGGAGCACGGCGCGCAGCAGACGGCCGCACAGCGGGGCGCCGGCGGCCGGGCGCGTCGGTGCGCCCGTCGTCACCCGTGCACGTCGCGCTCGGCGAGCGCCCCGAGCGTGCGCAGCTGCTTGCGCATCATCAGCAGGTCGCCCCGTGCCAGCGCGGCCCGGCGTGCGGCCGGGAGCGGGCCGGGCGGGTCCTGCACGCGCAGCGCCGCGACCAGTCGGGTGTCCCCGGGGCTGCACGGCGACGGCTC is a genomic window containing:
- a CDS encoding elongation factor G — encoded protein: MDQATTPRIRTVALVGAAGAGKTTLTEALLHRAGVLARPGRVEDGTTVCDHEPEEVARGVSLALGVAPFRWTYDDGGAYDVTLLDTPGSLDFAGCVDAALAAADLALVVVSAVDGVQAGTVRAWRAAAAAGVPRMVVVTKEDKARADYRHVLDDLRAAFGEGVVPLELPLGEEAAFAGVADVLSEDGYAYGEDGRHHREPLPAGLADEEHRLHDEVTEEIVAHDDDQLERYLAGEVPTVRELERTLAHEVRDGQAFPVLATSGVTGVGVDRLADLLCALGPGPADRRVTVLADATEVEVAVDPDGPALAHAFRTVADPFVGQVTLLRVLSGTLRPGDRLVNAVTRTEERVPGLFRLRGKEHLPVDAAVAGDVVAVAKLTGTPTGSLLAAKGSPGLRLTARPLPARPAVYGLVLEPVTQSDDDRLSAALGRLLAEDPTLAVDRTGDRTVLRGLGDTHLAVALERLARVFGVHVTTAPVPVGYRETAARTVEVEGKVKKQSGGHGQFAVVRLRVSPLPAGSGVEVVDKVVGGAIPRGYLPAVERGVREAAAAGGPHGFPVVDVRVEVVDGKAHSVDSSDMAFRTAASLGLKEALATAGTVVLEPVSRVRVTVPSAAQGDVMSDLSSRRGRITDTSAVDGGEVVVEATVPEAELTRYVLDLRSLTGGRADLTLAPDHYAPCPDHLVTP
- a CDS encoding 4'-phosphopantetheinyl transferase family protein, encoding MTTGAPTRPAAGAPLCGRLLRAVLPPGAVGADATGDLVDTGGRPVGALRGVERALVLGAVPGRTREVTTARHCARVALAALGAPVAPVPRDVRGAPVWPAGVVGSLTHCRGYRAAVVARSVDLAAVGLDAERLRTLADATRDAVVRPDERGQTAVGVAAAHVPVLLFSAKEAVYKAWCGHGGEPIRLADVRVVLGAGALLATVHARGGGAPTRYRGSWAVQDDLVVTSAVPE